Sequence from the Bacillus sp. es.036 genome:
TCAATGAACTGGAATCTCTGGAGTTTCTTAAAGGTTTGATTGAGAGTGTCGTTTATCTACATACGCACGGAATAACTCATGGTGATCTACGAATACCGAATGTGATGGTGAAAAACGCTCAGATTTATGTTATTGATTTTGGATTAGCAGTCTCATTGAAAGATAAGTCAGATCAGGAGGCGCTTGAGCTCATTCAAAAGGATTTATACGATCTAGGTGATTTTCTACTCTTCTTGCTTTACTCTTCTTACGATCCCATCAGTAGAAAAGACCGTCCATGGACAGAAGAACTAACCATTCATCCCGCTACGGAACATTTCATAAAGCGACTGCTACAGATTGAGACTAGATTTGAAAGTATCGATCAGGTTCGCGATCACCTTCATAAAACAATAAGTATCATTCCTAATAATAAAACCAGCACCTGATCAATTAACCAGGTGCTGGTTTTATTATTAGCTACTACTACTTGAGCCTTTACGCTTATAACGATGACTGCCGCCATAAGGCGAATGTTTCCGCCCGCTTGAGCTGCTTCTATGATAATGTTTTCTTTTGTGGCTACTCCCACTCGACTTCTTGATTTGTTTTTCGACTCGTTTTAATATTTTTTTAAACATGATCCTTGGTCTCCTTTCAGTTTCAAATCGTGTTCGCATACAGAAAAGAAAGATAGACTAGATTCTTTATAGCTTATCATAGAGTTACTAAAATCCATACAACGAATATGGGCGTTTATCCTAACGGTGAAATAATTTCATCAAATTTTCATATAACCTACTTATACTAAATTCTTAGATACAGTTAAATGGAGGAACGACGGATGGTGAATGCAAGCAAATTAATATCAATTGGCATCTTTAGTTTAAGTCTAATGATCGGACTTGGAACCTTCTATGTGATAAGTGATCTATCGAAGCAAAAGAGAAGAGAACATATCGAAGAAATCGTGTCACAACTGATTAATTTTATTCTCTACATTTGGATGGGGAAAATTATTTTGAATTTTTCTCTGTTTATTAAAGATCCACTGGCAATATTAGCTTACCCGAGTAATTCACATGCTTTTTATTTTGCGATTCTACTTAGTACACTTGTCAATCTCTTGAAATCCAAGTACCCGTCTAAAAACAAGCCCCACTTTATAGAATCTCTTGTATTTGTTTTATTAGTAATGACATTTGCATATGAATTTATCCAAATGTTTTGGAATAGTAATGCCTATACTTATGAAACCTTAATTGTTGTTGGTTTTCTCCTCGTCTTATTCATTAGCTTGCGGGAAAAAATAGCATCCTCTACGCTACTCATCGTGACGATAACGGCGTGGTCAGGAGGAATGGTGTTACTAGATTTCATTCAACCAATAGTAACTTTGTTTGGTTATATAATCACTCCATGGTTTGTTGGATTATATTACTTAATTAGTATGTTCATCATCATAAATAAGAGAAGGAGGGAAAGACGTGGTAGGAATTGAAGCAGATACAGCTCTACTTGTAGGTCTGTTCCTCGCAATGGGAGCAGGAGCTTTATCTTTTTTATCTCCCTGTGTATTACCAATTTTTCCAGCCTACCTGTCGTACATAACTGGAATAAGTGTGAATGAGTTGCAAGGAAATAAGAATTCGAAGATTCGTAGTCAATTAATGAGCCATTCGTTATTTTTCTTATTAGGGGTATCACTTGTCTTTATTAGTTTAGGTGCTAGTGCATCATTATTAGGTCAATGGGTTCAAAACTTATTACTAGGTGACTCTGGTTTATTAATTCAGCGTTTTGCGGGAATTTTTATTATCCTCATGGGATTTTTTGTTGCAGGATGGATAACGATTCCAGCTTTAATGAAAGAAAGACGTATTCGCTACTCTAAAAAACCGGTTGGATACCTGGGCACTTTTTTTGTAGGGCTTGGTTTTGCTGCTGGTTGGACTCCTTGTATCGGCCCTATTTTTGGATCAATTCTATTATTGGCAGCAAGTAATCCAGGGCATGGCATCGTTTATACGGTGATGTATGTAATTGGATTTTCTCTACCTTTTATTGTTTTAACATTCTTTCTCGGTTCTACCAGATGGATCGTTCGACATAGTGAGGTCATTATGAAGTTCGGTGCTGTGATCATGATTCTTATGGGAATGGTATTATTTTTTGGGCTATTGCCGCGAATAACCGGCTTTCTGCTTGATTTAGTACAAAATACATGGTTATCAGAATTAGGATAAAGGGGGATGAGGAATGAGAAGAACACTTCTTATTATCGTTGTTATAGGTATGGTTGGTTGGGCGGTATATGATTCTACTAGCTCTACTGATGACGCTGAAGGAGAAAATAGCAGTAGTGATCAGGTAGCCGACTCTCAATTTTCAACTCAAGCGGTTGAAGGTGATGATTTAGTAGAATCAAATGATGTTGGGATAAATAAAGGGCAGATTGCTCCTAACTTCAAACTGCAAACGTTAAATGGAGAAGCGGTGCAATTATCTGATTATAGAGGGAAGCGAGTAATCGTGAACTTCTGGGCTACCTGGTGTCCTCCTTGTAGAGCAGAAATTCCTGATTTTCAAAAACTGTACGAGAAAAAAGATGTCGAGATCTTAGCCGTAAACCTCACAGAAACAGAAGAGAGCACTGAAGGAGTGGAAGAATTTGTAAAAGAATTCGAAATGACCTTTCCAGTTGTGATGGATGTGAATTCTGATGTTTCTAATACGTATCAAGTGAGTGCATATCCAACTTCATATATGATCGATTCAAATGGTCGAATCCAATTCGTTGCAATGGGTGCATTAAATTATGACCTCATGATACAGGAATATGAAAAGATGAAATAGTCTTTCATATAGTACAATAGCCAAGAGGTGAGTTTGGTGAAACAGACAATTTTAGTCGTAGAAGATGATCAAATGATTCGAAACCTTATCGCGATCTATCTGAAAAATGCTGGCTATGAGGTAGTAGAAGCTGCAAACGGTGAATTAGCGAAAAATGTTTTCTTAGAACACCACCCGTGTCTAGTCGTTCTTGATTTAATGTTACCCCTTTTACCTGGTGAGGAATTTTGCAAGTGGGTACGGGAGCAAGAACGGAATGAGGTTTCGATTATTATGCTATCAGCCAAAGCGCGAACAGAGGATAAAATCAAGGGATTAAAAATAGGAGCAGATGATTATTTGACGAAGCCGTTCGATCCAGAAGAACTTCTTGCTCACGTTGAGGCCGTTTTGCGACGTACGGGACAGTTTTGTCAAAAAGTCACTTACAAAGGGTTATGTATCAAACCTCGAAACGGTGAGGTATTTCTTTACGATAAACAGATAAACTTAACAAAACACGAATTCAATCTACTCTATCATTTTATGGAAAACCCAAATGTTGTTAGATCAAGAGAAGATTTGATTTTACAATTATACCCCTATGTCGATAAAACGGTTATGGATCGGACGATTGATGCCCATATTAAGAAACTACGAGCGAAAATTGAGGTTAATCCTGGTATTCCTGAACGTATTCAAACAGTTCGAGGAATGGGGTATAAATTTGTTGTGGAATAATAAACGAGCAAAGACCTTCCTTCCAAATAAACTTTTATTACGTCTGACATTTGTTAATGTCATTGTCGTTGGTATATTTATCGCATTAAGCAGTTGGGCGATCTATCATACTGCCTGTTCTTTGGCTAATGGATTGGGATCGTGGAATGACCAGAAACAACAACTATTTAACTCCATTCTTTTTCAATATTTATGGATATTTAGTATAGCTGCCATTTTAATTGGAAGTTTAATACATTATCGCTTGGTAAAGGAAATCATACGACCGTTAAAAGAGCTAATTGAATCAACGAAAAGAATGAAAGCAGGTCATTATCCCAACCCCATTATTGTGAATACGAGAGATGAAGTTGGAGAATTAATTGGTCATTTTAATGATCTGGTGAAACAATTAAAAGAGATGCAACAACATAGAAAAGAGCTGGTTTTGGATTTTTCACATGAATTTCGTACCCCATTAGCTAATTTGAACGGTTATTTGGGCGCTTTGAAAAATGGTGTGATTGAAGGAGATCAACAAATATACCATTCTCTTCAGAAGGAATCGGAACGACTTATTCACATGGTGGAACAGCTTGAACAAGTGAAGGAATGGGATTATCTATCTAAACAGACGTATACCGAGAAAGAACCAATCGATATGCAATTTCTAATACATCAATCGGTTGCAATGTTTCGTTGGTCATTAGAAAATGCAGGAATTAACGTGGAGGTACAGACTGAATCTGGTGCAGTGAATGTTTCTACTGAGGGGATTTCGCAGGTGATCAGTAATTTAATTGATAATGCAATTAGATACTATCAAGGAACAGGACCAATAATGATAAAAGGAGAATTAGTAGAAAGTCACTATAGGCTATCGATCTCCGGTCCTGGACAAGCAATTCCTATTCAAGAAAAAGATAGAATTTTTGAAAGGTTCTATCGTGCAAATTCTTCACGCGAAAGAGATAATACAGGCGGAACAGGACTTGGACTTGCGATATCCAAAGAAATTATTGTACACCATCAAGGGCAGATTGGATTAAAGTCAGAGGGAGAGACTCACACCTTTTGGATTACACTACCGCTTATCTAGTTGGTCAATTTAAAAGACGGAGATCCTGATGACCTTGGCGAAAATTAACTAAGTTAAGAATGAACATAAGCGGCATCTCAACTCCTGCGTAAGGGAGGAAGGTGCCGCTTATTTTAAAATCATTATAGTAATACTAGTGTATTTAAACGTGGCATGAACATAAGTTTGACGATAGCGTATGAAAAGCCACTATGAAAGTGACTTGAAATAAGTACAAACGGTTTCGATGCCTTTTGTGAAATTATCAATATGAAAATGTTCATTAGGCGCATGTAAATTTTCTGATGGGAGTCCGAAGCCCATGAGCACAACAGGCGCTTCAAGAACACGAGCAAATACTTCAACGATTGGAATCGATCCACCCTCTTTAGGAAAGAGAGCACGCACGCCATATACCTTTTCATAAGCATCAGCCGCTTTTTGAATCATCGGATCGTTTGAATCAAGCGAGACGGGACGGGCCTGAATAAATTGATTTATGGTTATGGTTGTACCGACTGGTTGATGATCAAGAAGGTGTTTTTCGATACGTTCATAAATTTGTTGTGGATCTTGATCTCCGACGAGACGACAGCTAATTTTACCTGTGGCTTCTGAGGGGACGATTGTCTTAATGCCGTCACCCTGGTATCCTCCTGAAATCCCGTTCAATTCAAGCGTTGGACGAATACCCGTCTGTTCCTTGAAAGTGAATCCTTTTTCTCCAAATAAAGAAGTTAATCCGAGCTCTTGCTTCATTCCTTCATCATCGGACGGAATCTGAGCGATTTCTTCTTTCAATTCCTCTGTAAGTTCTGGCACACCTTCGTAAAATCCATCCACGGTAATGGCGCCATCTTCGCTGTGAAGACTATCGAGTAGACGAACAAGGGAATGAACTGCGTTTGGAACCCCACCGCCGTACACGCCAGAATGGAGATCCGTATTCGCTGTTTTCACCTTCACCTCCATCGCAAGGGCCCCACGTAAAGATGTACAAATCGCAGGTAAGCCTTCTTTAATAAAGGAAGTATCTGAAATCACAACAGCGTCAGCAGAAAGTTTCTCAGTATTTTTTTCAATAAAAGGTCCAAGGTGTGGGCTGGCAATTTCTTCTTCCCCTTCAATACAGAACTTCACATTAACGGGGAGCTTGCCACCTTCTTGCATCAAGAGTTCCATCGCCTTGATATGAATAAACAGCTGACCTTTATCATCTGTTGCACCGCGCGCATAGATTTTGTTGTCGCGGATAATAGGTTCAAATGGTGGCGTTTCCCAGAGGTCGAGTGGATCAGCGGGCTGCACATCATAATGGCCATAGATCAGAATCGTTGGTTTACCTTCTGCATGAAGCCAATCAGCGTAGACGATCGGATGACCGTCTGTTTCGATAACTTCAATGTTTTCCATGCCGGTCTTTTCCAAAGAGTTGGCTACCCATTTAGCTCCTTTTTGAACATCTGATTTATGGGCAGGTACGGCTGAAATGCTTTGGATTTTCAGAAATTCCTCTAGTTCTTTCAGGTAAGAATCTTTATGTAATTCGATGGTATTTTTCATAAGTATAACCTCCTTAGTTAGGTTGTCTTTATTATAATCCAGAGACGAAGATTTGCACATGAAACGCGCGATTTATATTGGGAAATTAAGGCGATTTAATATCAGGACATTAACTTTTATATTAAAATTATGACATTGCAGTTAAGTGGTTGTCATATAAGGTGGGTCTAAATGCCTCTGTGTGGAATCGATTCCTGATTCTAAAGAACTATTTATTTTTGCGATGAAAGCCTTTTCGATAACCAGTTGATAACCGCTTTCTTGATTGACAGAATAAGGTTTTCCTATCTAAAGACCTGCAAGATTTCTGCTTTTTCGGGCGTGTTGACGGGTTCACATATTTTCCATACAGTTATGGCGAATGAAACATTTTACTAAATTTTGAGGAGTGTGGCAGATGGGGAACGTGAAAAAGTCTTCTGTTTTTAAGGGGATTGCACTATCGACAATTATGCTTGTAAGTGGATTTGCAGGCATGCCGTTATCTACGAATGCGGCTGAGGAAGCTGAGACAGCAGTTTGGTCTCGTCAAGATGCACAGGGTTATGATTTATCGAAAGACAACACTGCACCTAACATCGACAACGTGGATGAAGTGGCTCCAGATTATTGGGTTTGGGACACATGGCCACTACGTAATCGTGATGGATCGATTGCACAGATAAATGGTTACCAGGTTGTCTTTGCTCTTACAGCTTCTAAAGAATATACATGGAGCGGTCGTCACGACGAAGCTCAAATTCGCTACTTCTACTCGAAGAACGGAAAAGATTGGAAAATGGGCGGACTTGCATATGAATCAGAAGATGCACTAGGCGCTCGCCAATGGGCAGGATCAGCAATGATGGATGACGATGATAAGGTTCACCTTTTCTATACAGCAACTGGACGTAAAGGTGAAGAACAAACAACATTTGAACAACGTCTTGCGAAAACAACGTTTGATATTGAAGCAGATAAGAAATCTAAATCTGTTGAGCTAAGCAACTTTGGTGAGCATGAAATCCTTGCTGAAGCTGACGGTGAGTACTATGAAACGCAAGAACAAAAAACAGGAAATATTATTTATTCATTCCGTGACCCATGGTTCTTCCAGGATCCTAAAACAGGAAAAGAATACTTAATCTTTGAAGGAAATACAGCAGGAGACGATAAGTCACTAGACCCAGAAAACATTGGTGATGCTGATTTCCGTGAAACTCACAATGTACCAGCTGGCGCTGAAGATTACAATGGTAACGTTGGAATTGCTGAAGCACAGAATGAAGATCTAACAGACTTTGAATTGCTTCCACCACTACTTGAAGCAAATGGTGTCAACCAGCAGCTTGAGCGTCCACACATCCTTGTTAAAGGTGGAGAGTACTACCTCTTTACAATCACACATAAATTTACGTTCGCTCCTGGATTAACGGGCCCTGATGGTCTTTATGGCTTTACGAATGATTCTCTTCGCGGTGATTACGAGCCACTTAACGGCAATGGTCTTGTTGTAGCAACCCCTGAAGATGATCCATTTATGACATACTCTCACGCAGTTATGCCGAATGGTACAGTGATCAGCTTTGTGAACGAGTATCGTGATGAGAACGGTGAGCTTCAGTTTGGCGGTACGTTTGCTCCGACGCTTAAACTTTCGATTCATGGTGATGAAACAAAAGTAACTGGCGCACTTAAGCCAGGCCAAATCATGCCTTCACACTAAAACTGGGAAACCAGACTAAAGGAGACTTACCCACATGAATAAGTTTTCAAAAACAGTAGCGACTTCCGTTCTCGGATTCGCTACCCTGTTTTCAAGTTTTGCCCCTGCAACAAGCTTTGCAGCAGAGAGTGAAACATCGAACTGGACAAGAGAAGATGCATCTAAAATTGTTCAAAACAAAGATAATACGGCTCCAGAAATTAACACAAAAGACCTTGAACAAATTGCGCCAGAGTACCATATCTGGGATACGTGGCCACTACGTAACAAAGATGGTTCGATCGCAACATTAAACGGTTATAAAGTGATTTTCTCGCTAACAGCTCCAAGTGATGTATTACCTGGTAAGCGTCATGATATCGCTGAAATTCGCTACTTCGTTTCAAAGAACGGGAAAGATTGGAAGCTTGGCGGTACCGTTTTTAATGAAGAGCAGGCACTAGGTTCCCGTCAATGGGCAGGTTCAGCTATGATTGAAGATGGCGAGATTAATTTCTTCTATACGGCAACAGGTCGCAAAGGCGAAGAACAGCTAACTTATGAGCAGCGTCTCGTAAAGGCTTCTGCTGATGTGGATGCTTCAAATAAGGGAATCGAATTCAATAACTGGTCTGATCATGAAGTGATTCTTGAGCCAGATGGCGAATACTACCAGACAATGGAACAAAGTAAGCAGGGAGACATTGCTTATGCATTCCGTGATCCGTGGTTCTTTGAAGATCCTAAAACAGGCGAAGATTACATCTTGTTTGAAGGGAACTCTGGCGGTACACCTGCCGAACGCTCTGTTGAACAGGAGCACATCGGTTCTGAAGACTTCGCTACAGTAGACGAAGTACCTGAAGAATCAAAACTCTTTAACGGTAATATCGGAATCGCAAAAGCTGAAAACGATGATTACACAGAGTTTGACATCATGCCTCCACTGATGGAAGCGAACAGCCTCAATCAGGAGCTTGAACGTCCGCATATCGTAACAAAGGGAAATAAATATTATCTTTTTACTGATACGCACAAAAACAAGTTTGCTCCAGGAATAACTGGTCCAGATGGTCTTTATGGCTTTGTATCGGATTCTCTAACATCAGACTATGAGCCTCTTAACGGAAGTGGTCTTGTTGTTGCAAATCCAGAGAATGAGCCTTATCAAACCTATTCATGGATGGTTATGCCGAATGGTACAGTGATTAGCTTTGCTAACTTCTATGACCTAAACGGTTTAACAATCAATGAACTTGGCGCGCAGTCAGAGCAATATCAATTTGATCACTTTGGCGGCACATTAGCTCCATCTCTTAAACTTTCGATTCACAATGATGAAACGAAGATTACAAAAGAAATGGATGCTGGCGTATTTAAATAAGAGTGATGGTAACTGTCGAGGATAAGCTTCGACAGTTACTTTTCTATTTAGAGGCATTATTCGTTTGACAGACAGGAGAGCTGGATACTATGAGAAAATGGTTGCTAGCTGTAGGCGTTTTTGTCGTGATTGGCATTCTTATCTTTGCGAGCTTTAATGGCAAAAATGAATCGCCACAACAAGAAGAGAAAGAGCCTGAGATACCAAAAGAATACAATCAGTCGCTACGTCCCCAGTTTCACTATACGCCAGAACAAAATTGGATGAACGATCCAAACGGGATGGTGTATGTTGAAGGGAAATACCATTTGTTTTACCAGCATAATCCTACAGGAAATGAATTCGGAAACATGGGTTGGGGTTATGCGGTCAGTGAAGATCTTTATCACTGGGAAGAAAAACCGATGGCGCTAGAAGCGGATGATCAGGGGATGATTTTCTCTGGTGGCGCGATTTATGACAAAACCAATACGAGCGGCCTTTTTGCAGAAGGAAAAGCGGGTCTTGTGGCTTTTTATACAATAGCGGGCGAAGAACAAACGCAGGGTCTCGCTTATAGTGAAGATGGTGTAGAAACGTGGAAGAAATACCGGGGGAACCCGATCCTTCCGAACCCTGGGATAAAAGATTTTCGAGATCCTAAAGTGGTCTGGCACGAGGAGTCTGAAAAGTGGATCATGCTTCTTGCAGCAGGAAATAAAGTCATTTTCTATGGCTCAGATAATTTGATCGACTGGGAGAAATTAAGTGAATTCGGCGTTGATCAGGGCGCACAAGGTGGCGTTTGGGAGACGCCAGAACTTTTCCAATTACCGGTTGATGGCGAGTCTTCTAATGAGAAATGGGTATTGCAGGTGGATATGAATCCAGGAAGTATTGCTGGCGGATCGGGTGGACAATATTTTATCGGTGATTTCGATGGAAAGACGTTCACGAGAGAAGGGGCAAAAGACGACATTAACTGGGTTGATTATGGAACCGATTTTTATGCGGCACAAGCTTTCAGCAACCATGAGGGCAATCCCATATGGTTTGCCTGGATGAGTAACTGGATGTATGCGTCTGATTTACCGACTGATCCATGGAAAGGTGCCATGTCTTTACCACGTGAGGTTTCTTTGAAAGAAGTGAACGGAGAAACGCGTCTTATCCAAGAGCCGGCGGGTGAGGTTGAGTCGAATCGTTCTAAGAAGTTAGTGGATTTATCCGATAAAGAAGTGGAAGGTCGAATGCCGCTTGATGATTTTAAGGCAGATACGTATGAAGTCGTTGCCGAATTCGATTTAGATACGTCAGGTGAATTCGGCTTCCGCGTTCGAAAGGGAGACGAAGAGGAAACGATTGTAGGATATGATTCAAAAAATAATCTTGCATTTGTTGATCGACAGAATAGTGGCGATACAAGTTTTCATGAACAGTTTCCTGGTGTGTACAGGGCACCGTTAGAACCAACGGAAGATGGAAAAGTAAAGCTTCACCTGTTTGTCGATCGCTCTTCTGTTGAGCTGTTTGCGAATGATGGAAAACGTGTCATGACAAATCGAATTTTCCCATCAGAGGATAGTGATGGTTTTGAAATCTATGCAATGAATGGAAAGGTGACGCTTGAATCTCTAGAAGTGTATGAGCTTGAATCATCTTGGAAGACGAGTGAAAAAGAGTAAGAATTTATATTGAGAGCGGTCATCTGCAATAAAGATGACCGCTCTTTCTTATACGTGATCTTTTGTTGAGAGTAAGAACGCGTTATTTCCGCGAATTTCGGAATATATCCGCGATATTTATTTTTATTCCGCGAAAACCATGATAATTCCGCGATATTCTCAATAATTCCGCGAAATGCTCGATAATCGAAAATAAATAGGTCCTTAGAAGTGGTTTCCTTTTCCTGGATTGGGGAACAAATAGCTATCTTGTAAATAATGGGGGATGTATGGAAATGGAAACATCATTTTCAAATTCAGAACAGCAAAAGTTTGTCAGGACTCTTCAGTCATTCAAGGAAAATCGCCAGAATCCAGTTGTGTTAGAAGAATTGTTATCAGACGCTGCCGTTCTCATTGACCAGAATAAGCTCGAATCCCTTTATCAACTTGCTGGTGACTATGATAAGGCGGGCATTTTTGAAGGTGGACCATGGGAAGAACCTCGTAAATTACAACCGCCTCTTGTAGGTGGATCATTTAAAATAGACGGAAACTATTCGATCTTTGAAGTACTAAGTGAGCTTCGTATGCTTGCAATTGCGAAAGAGGACTATACACATCCAGATGTTTCACGCGAGCAAGCCCGCACTTTTCTAAACAAAGTGATGGCGCTGAATCTCCAAATGATTTTTCCAGCTGAGACGGAGGAAGCAAGAATTAATCAAGGGCAAGAACAAAAGAGAGGCATCCTCCTCTTTCAATTTTTAGCTGAAAAAATGTCGCTCGGATCGCTATCAGCTACGTTTGTTGATGAAATCGACCGATTGACTGCTCAGCGCCCGATTATGGTGAAACGAATTAAAGAGATGATCGGCTATGCTGAAAATCTCTTATCTTCGGAGGACTTAAGCGTAGAAGGACGTGAAAGCATTCAGCGCTACCTTGATAGCGTGCACGCACCAACAGAACTGAGCAAGAAATACCCTAACTTTGCTGACTACCAAAATCAATTCAATGCGTTATCTGAGATGGAAAAAGAATTAGAAGCGGAGCGATTTGCAGAAGTGATGCGTGATACTGGCCTCGTCTCACCGGTTCATGCCAAACTTGCACGTACTCTTGCAGAAGAGGACGCGTCTCATTTACTCGTCTTAACACTTGGGTTGACTGAAAAAGGGGAAGCGAACTTAAATGAGCATTTTTCCTTAGTGAAAGAGTTGGCTTCATTAGCGATTTATCCTGTCACTGCTCAGTCGCTTTACGGACTTGCGCGCATGCTTGAGCGCGGCGTATTATCCTCTCCGCCTGTTATTCCAGGACTGGAGCGTATAGTTGAAATTGAGATGCTCCCTGAAGTCGAAAAGGATTTACTCGCATCACGTGATAATCCAGAGGACATCACACCGGTAGGTATTCTATTATCAGGACTTCTAAGCGTATTGGGACAACCGCTTGGTATTGGACAGGGAATGAACCCAACCTGTCAATCAGCCCGAGGCATCAGCCTCTGGTCACAGCACGATCCAGGATTTTTGCTAGAGC
This genomic interval carries:
- a CDS encoding lipopolysaccharide core heptose(II) kinase RfaY yields the protein MNNWRRRLKHLYRFFIDRPYKPQFLIANQYDVKRVIGMGSYGITYLCKNKKTRERCVVKQIRPSKLKNSDTSFYQMEAEILASLDHISIPKLHDAFHFNRNQFLVMDYIEGVNLEDVLFDQYNQFNELESLEFLKGLIESVVYLHTHGITHGDLRIPNVMVKNAQIYVIDFGLAVSLKDKSDQEALELIQKDLYDLGDFLLFLLYSSYDPISRKDRPWTEELTIHPATEHFIKRLLQIETRFESIDQVRDHLHKTISIIPNNKTST
- a CDS encoding cytochrome c biogenesis CcdA family protein; this encodes MVGIEADTALLVGLFLAMGAGALSFLSPCVLPIFPAYLSYITGISVNELQGNKNSKIRSQLMSHSLFFLLGVSLVFISLGASASLLGQWVQNLLLGDSGLLIQRFAGIFIILMGFFVAGWITIPALMKERRIRYSKKPVGYLGTFFVGLGFAAGWTPCIGPIFGSILLLAASNPGHGIVYTVMYVIGFSLPFIVLTFFLGSTRWIVRHSEVIMKFGAVIMILMGMVLFFGLLPRITGFLLDLVQNTWLSELG
- a CDS encoding TlpA family protein disulfide reductase; this translates as MRRTLLIIVVIGMVGWAVYDSTSSTDDAEGENSSSDQVADSQFSTQAVEGDDLVESNDVGINKGQIAPNFKLQTLNGEAVQLSDYRGKRVIVNFWATWCPPCRAEIPDFQKLYEKKDVEILAVNLTETEESTEGVEEFVKEFEMTFPVVMDVNSDVSNTYQVSAYPTSYMIDSNGRIQFVAMGALNYDLMIQEYEKMK
- a CDS encoding response regulator transcription factor gives rise to the protein MKQTILVVEDDQMIRNLIAIYLKNAGYEVVEAANGELAKNVFLEHHPCLVVLDLMLPLLPGEEFCKWVREQERNEVSIIMLSAKARTEDKIKGLKIGADDYLTKPFDPEELLAHVEAVLRRTGQFCQKVTYKGLCIKPRNGEVFLYDKQINLTKHEFNLLYHFMENPNVVRSREDLILQLYPYVDKTVMDRTIDAHIKKLRAKIEVNPGIPERIQTVRGMGYKFVVE
- a CDS encoding sensor histidine kinase, which codes for MLWNNKRAKTFLPNKLLLRLTFVNVIVVGIFIALSSWAIYHTACSLANGLGSWNDQKQQLFNSILFQYLWIFSIAAILIGSLIHYRLVKEIIRPLKELIESTKRMKAGHYPNPIIVNTRDEVGELIGHFNDLVKQLKEMQQHRKELVLDFSHEFRTPLANLNGYLGALKNGVIEGDQQIYHSLQKESERLIHMVEQLEQVKEWDYLSKQTYTEKEPIDMQFLIHQSVAMFRWSLENAGINVEVQTESGAVNVSTEGISQVISNLIDNAIRYYQGTGPIMIKGELVESHYRLSISGPGQAIPIQEKDRIFERFYRANSSRERDNTGGTGLGLAISKEIIVHHQGQIGLKSEGETHTFWITLPLI
- a CDS encoding dipeptidase yields the protein MKNTIELHKDSYLKELEEFLKIQSISAVPAHKSDVQKGAKWVANSLEKTGMENIEVIETDGHPIVYADWLHAEGKPTILIYGHYDVQPADPLDLWETPPFEPIIRDNKIYARGATDDKGQLFIHIKAMELLMQEGGKLPVNVKFCIEGEEEIASPHLGPFIEKNTEKLSADAVVISDTSFIKEGLPAICTSLRGALAMEVKVKTANTDLHSGVYGGGVPNAVHSLVRLLDSLHSEDGAITVDGFYEGVPELTEELKEEIAQIPSDDEGMKQELGLTSLFGEKGFTFKEQTGIRPTLELNGISGGYQGDGIKTIVPSEATGKISCRLVGDQDPQQIYERIEKHLLDHQPVGTTITINQFIQARPVSLDSNDPMIQKAADAYEKVYGVRALFPKEGGSIPIVEVFARVLEAPVVLMGFGLPSENLHAPNEHFHIDNFTKGIETVCTYFKSLS
- a CDS encoding glycoside hydrolase family 68 protein — protein: MGNVKKSSVFKGIALSTIMLVSGFAGMPLSTNAAEEAETAVWSRQDAQGYDLSKDNTAPNIDNVDEVAPDYWVWDTWPLRNRDGSIAQINGYQVVFALTASKEYTWSGRHDEAQIRYFYSKNGKDWKMGGLAYESEDALGARQWAGSAMMDDDDKVHLFYTATGRKGEEQTTFEQRLAKTTFDIEADKKSKSVELSNFGEHEILAEADGEYYETQEQKTGNIIYSFRDPWFFQDPKTGKEYLIFEGNTAGDDKSLDPENIGDADFRETHNVPAGAEDYNGNVGIAEAQNEDLTDFELLPPLLEANGVNQQLERPHILVKGGEYYLFTITHKFTFAPGLTGPDGLYGFTNDSLRGDYEPLNGNGLVVATPEDDPFMTYSHAVMPNGTVISFVNEYRDENGELQFGGTFAPTLKLSIHGDETKVTGALKPGQIMPSH
- a CDS encoding glycoside hydrolase family 68 protein; its protein translation is MNKFSKTVATSVLGFATLFSSFAPATSFAAESETSNWTREDASKIVQNKDNTAPEINTKDLEQIAPEYHIWDTWPLRNKDGSIATLNGYKVIFSLTAPSDVLPGKRHDIAEIRYFVSKNGKDWKLGGTVFNEEQALGSRQWAGSAMIEDGEINFFYTATGRKGEEQLTYEQRLVKASADVDASNKGIEFNNWSDHEVILEPDGEYYQTMEQSKQGDIAYAFRDPWFFEDPKTGEDYILFEGNSGGTPAERSVEQEHIGSEDFATVDEVPEESKLFNGNIGIAKAENDDYTEFDIMPPLMEANSLNQELERPHIVTKGNKYYLFTDTHKNKFAPGITGPDGLYGFVSDSLTSDYEPLNGSGLVVANPENEPYQTYSWMVMPNGTVISFANFYDLNGLTINELGAQSEQYQFDHFGGTLAPSLKLSIHNDETKITKEMDAGVFK